The Coffea arabica cultivar ET-39 chromosome 4e, Coffea Arabica ET-39 HiFi, whole genome shotgun sequence genome includes a window with the following:
- the LOC113740593 gene encoding UPF0426 protein At1g28150, chloroplastic — MSLNFLVNCPLSLPSSSSSPPSPFPWNRKPPSSFLSFARPRVNFPGGFRVGAFLFDPTRDPILKDALKEPIAFMGGMFAGLLRLDLNEDPLREWVARTADAAGITEEETGNGDIQSEESPQQIQIE; from the exons ATGTCTTTGAATTTTCTTGTGAATTGCCCGCTTTCGTTaccatcatcatcttcttctccgCCTTCTCCATTTCCT TGGAATCGGAAGCCCCCATCATCATTTCTATCGTTTGCAAGGCCAAGGGTCAATTTTCCGGGTGGATTTCGTGTTGGAGCATTTCTGTTTGACCCGACCCGGGACCCCATACTCAAAGATGCCTTAAAG GAGCCTATTGCCTTTATGGGAGGGATGTTTGCAGGCCTTTTAAGGCTCGATTTAAATGAAGATCCTCTAAGGGAATGGGTTGCTAGGACGGCTGACGCTGCTGGGATAACAGAGGAAGAAACTGGAAATGGTGATATCCAGTCCGAAGAGTCCCCCCAGCAAATACAGATTGAATGA